TCGTTCACGCTCGAAAGCCAGGGTCCGACCGACATAAGGGTAGGCGCGCATCAAGTCCAGGTTGAAATCCGGTTTGAACACCGGCTCGAAGGACTCCCCATCCACCAACGCGCCTTCATCACTGTAGATGCAAAGGATGCCCTGTCTTCCGGCAACACGCTCGGCCAGGATCAGCAACGCAGAATCGCGCAGCACGTCGCCCGCTCGCAGCACGTAGAACCAGTGCGCGCCTTCCAGCTGTGAAACGATGGCATTGAGCTGACGCGGCCAATCGGTCTGATAAGGCAGTTGCAGCACTCGCTCACCCGCTTCGCAATGAGCATCGGAAAGCACCACCACGGCCTGGGCTGGATACAGCTGGCCCTCGATGCTACGTAACGTCGTCGCAAGCGATGTCGCATCGCCGACAGCATCGATGATCAGTGGCACGATGTTCGGCCGAAACGGCCAACTATCGATGCGTGCGGGCATGACGCGTCGCTCTACCTCACTGAACCGACGGACAGCCAGCCATTCGCGATAGAAGCCCGCATAACTCTCACTCTGCGCCCCCACTCGACCGTTCACGACAGTATTGCGGTTACCCAATATGCGGGTTACGCAAAGCTCCTGCCACGCATGAGGCTCATCGGTGATTTTGTTCAGATCGATGCAGCGCACCCAGCCCGAAGCCGGAGCCGCTTCACCGCTGCGCGCAACCAGCATTTGCGCCAACCATCCCCACTCTGTTTTTGCCGCCTTGAGCATTTCCGGGGTCTTGCTCAAACGCTCCGGGTAGAGACGCTCGATACTCAACACGGTATTCAAGGCAATCAGGTTGCCGCGCCGCATCAGGCAGACAAACAAGGCGAAGTCGAGCACCGCGACAAAACCGGCACCGTCCTGAATAAGCGCAGGCAGTAGTTCCAGCACATCAGCCCGGCGCATCAGGGTCGAACTGAAATTGCCAACAAAGTTGGTTGGCGTGCTCTCGAAAATCGCCAGCATGTCGTCGCCCTTGAGCAAGGCGTCATTTGGCGAGAAGCGGCAATTGTCCACACGGGGCGGCAAGATGAAGTTGCCTGCATCGCACAACAGCCGTAGCGCGAACACCACACTCGCGTCAGCATGGTCCATCAACGCCTGGGCCTGCAGCGCAATGCTTGGTGCGAACAGACGGTCGTCATCGCACAACACCTTGATGAATTCGCCCCGCGCCTCTTCGACACAGCGCAACAGGTTGCCCTGCAGCCCCAGCCGTTGAGGGCTTTTCAGATAGCGGACCGGATGGGCCGGCTCTTTGAAAGACGCGACTATGTCGCGGATTTCATCGCCAGGCGAATCGTCGCAAACGATGATTTCAACGTTTTCGTAGGTCTGGGCCAGGGCACTGAGCAGTGCCTGGTCGAAAAAACGAGGGTTGTAGGCAGGAATGACGATGCTGACGAGGGGAAGTGACTTCACGGTTAAAACTCTCGAGCGGCGGGCCCCGGCCTTTTCAGGTCGGAGCCCCGGAACCGCTTAAAAAAAGACGGTTGGCGGCTCGGTCGATACCGGCTCAGATCTTGTTGAACAGACCCAACTGGGCGATCTTGCTGAACGCCAGTTGTGAGGCTTGCAGCATGGTCTGTTGCAACGTCAGGCGGGTCATCACTTCGGCCGCATCGGAATCGCGGATTGACGATTGGGTGTGGTTGTTGGCCAGGATCAAGCTCTGGTTGGTGTCGCTCTGGGTGTCCAGAGCGGCGCCACGACCACCTACCGAACTCAGGGCGCTGGACAACTGATCGGTGCCGCTCGCCAGGTTGCCGATACCGGACGCCAGCGAAGCCTGCAGCTTCTGCAACGCTATCGGGTCACCGTTGGTAGGCGTGTTCAGGGCAGCCTTCAACTGGTTCACGGTGTCCAGGACGTTCTGGGTTTCGTGAGTGTTGACCGCGATGCTGAACTGATCGTCCGCGGCTGGCGTACCGTCCAGGGTAAAGCTCACGCCCGAAGCGGTGGCGACGTTACCGGCCAGGGTGCCGCTGGACACCGGTTGGCTGTTAGCCGTCAGCGGCGCCGCGTAAAGATCGAAGTCGGTGGCGCTGGTGAACTTCAGCACGGCCGCCCCCGTAGGGAAACTGGCGTGGTAGGCCACCGGATCCGTAATCTGGCTACCGGTGATCTGCACTGCAGTCGGGTTACCGGGACTGCGCATCGGAACAAAGGTGTCCGGCTTGGCAGCCAGGGTGAAGGTACGGCCTGGCAACACCGTGCCAGGGACATCACCCGTTTGCAGATTGATGTTCAGGGTCAACTCCAGACCACGGAACTGGACCGCCTGCCCGCTCTTGCTGTTAGGGTCGAACGCACCGCCCTGGCTGGCTTCGGCGGTGACATCATTGCCGAGCGAGTCGGTGATTTTCAGTTGCGTGCCGCTGGTAAACTCAACGGTGTACGGCTCGCCGCTGCGGAATTTGCTGTTGTAGCTGACACTGGACGACACCTGGCCGTCGGACAAGACCACGCGCCCGTCATCCACCGGCGGCGCGGTGCGGGTGACCTGGCTGCGGCTGGTGTTGACGGCTTGCTGGAACACTTCCCAGCCGGTGCTGTTGGTGGCCATCGACATGGTGTCGCCGACCGGCAGGTCGAGTGTCACCTGGTCACCGTTGTAGCTGTAGCTGCCATCGGTGTTACGGGTGAATGGGATGGTATCGCCCTTGGAACCGGCGAAAATGTATTTGCCGTTTTCATCCTTGCTGTTCATCAGGCTCAGCAATTGTTCTTCGATCTGCGCCAGCTCCGAAGCGTTGGCCTGGCGGTCGGCGTCGGTGTAACCGGCGTTGCCGGCACCGACAGCCAATTCCTTGGCGCGCTGCAGCACGTTGCCGATACTGTTCATCACCGCTTCGGTGGTGCCAAGGGTGGCCTTGATGGTGTTGGCGTTGGTTTCGTATTGGGCCAGCATCGAGGCCTGGGTGCCCAATTGCAGCAGGCGCGAAGCACCGACCGGATCATCGGCGGCAGTGTTCACCCGCACCAGGCTGCTGGCCTCTTCGCTGGTCTTGACCACGTTGGCGAAGTTTTTCTGGTAGTTCGCAGCCGTGCTTTCGTAAAACTGAGAAGTAGAAATGCGCATGGGCTACGGCTCCTTAAAGACTGTTGATCAATGTGCTGAAAATTTCCTGCGCAGCCTTGATGATCTGCGAAGACGCGGTGTAGTACTGCTGGAACTTGACCAGGTTGCCGGTTTCTTCATCGAGGTCGACGCCGGACAGCGAGTCACGGGCATTCTTGGCGTTGTCCAGGATCGCGCCGGTGGCGGCGCTGTCCAGCTTGCCTTGGGCAGCCTTGGCACCGACGCCTTCCACCAGCTTGCCGTAGGCATCGTTCAGGGAAATGCCTTTGCTGGCCGAACCGGTGTCCACGGTCTTGGCGGTCTGCAAGCCGGCGAGCGCGGTACCGTTACGGTTGTCCAGGCTGCCGGGCTGGCTGAGGCTTATATCGATGCCGGCACCGTCGGATGGCGCGCCGGCAATCGACATATCGAACGTGACGGTACGCTGCACCGGCGGTACGGACGAATCCATGATCGGGGCGCCGGTGGCGTCCTTGAGCGGAACGCTCAGGCTCAGGGTGTTGCTCTGCCCAGGCTTGATCGTGCCGCTGCTGATCAGGCCGCCCTTGGCATCGAGCAATTGATAGGCCTGGCTGGTACCACCGGCCGACGTCGCCCCGAACACCACCTTGACCGGCATCGAAGTCTTGATGCCGTTCTGGATGATGCTGGTGGTGGCTTCGTCGTAGATGTCCAGCTTGGTGGTCATGGTCGGCTGGCCGCTGGCCGGAATGGTCAGCGTACCGCTGCCGCCCGGCGTGATGGCGGCGCCCAGCGGCGCGGCAATAGCCAGCCGCTTGGAGTCGGTCATCTCGGTCTTGATGCTGCCCGCCGCGTTGCGGGTCGGGGTGACCTTGAACGAATCACCAGCCACCGCCGAGCCACCGCCGAAGGTCAAGGCGAAACCATCGACCACCGGTGGCGGCGTGGTCGCGGTATTGAACGCACCCATCGGCGTGTTATCAGGCAAGCGCTGGACGGTGTAGTCGGTGGCGCTGGTGAAGGTGATCTTGTAGTCGTTGGTGGTCAGCTTGCCGGTGTCTTCGATGGACACGTTGAAGTTGCCGGACCCGGCGCTGTTGCCCAGCGAGGCGACGCTGCGCTGGCTCATTTGCGCGGCGCTGTTGATGCTGCTGAACAGGTTGGAACCAAACGCACCGTTCTTGTCGATGCCCGAGGCCTGGATGCTGTTCATCTGGTCGGCGACGACCAGCGCCACGCGGCCCAGCTCGTTCATGGCCGGGTCGAGCACAGTGCTGCGGTAGCGCATCAGGCCGCCGATTTCACCGCCGGTCATGACCTGGGTGATGTCCATGACGCTGGAGCCACTGTTGAGCTGGATGCCGATGCGACCCGGGTCGTTCTTGTCCGGAACTGCTTCCAGTTTATTGGTGATGTTGCCCATCACCAGTGGCTGGCCGGAACCCAGGTAGATGTCCAGGCTGCTGCCGTTCTCGACGACCTGAGTGCCGGTGAAGGTAGACAGTTGGCGAATGGTCTCGCTGCGGGCGTCGAGCAGGTCGTTCGGCGCGCCGCCGGCGTTGGAGACCTCGGCGATTTTCTTGTTCAACTGGGCGACGGTGGTGGCCAGATTGTTGATCTGCTCGACCATGTTCGACAGGTTGCCGTTGATGTTCTGGCTCTGCTCCGTCAACTGGCTGGCAACCGAGTTGAAACGGTTGCTCAAGGCCTGGGCATCGCTGAGCAGCAACTGGCGGGACGCGTCGTCGCCCGGCTTGGCGTTGACGTTCTGTACCGAGGCGAAGAACTTGGTCAGCGCGCCGTTGAGGCCGGTGCCGCTGTCCGACAGCAGGGAATCGAGCGGGGTGATCTGGCCTTGGTAGGCCGCCGCATCGCTGTTGAGCGAGGTGGTGGTCTTCAGTTGTGCTTCAAGGTACGAGTTATAGACCCGGCGCACATCCGCCAGGGTCGTGCCGGAGCCGATGAACACGTTGCCGTACTGGTTCGACGCCTTGGTGGTCTGCACGGTCTGCTGACGCGAATACCCAGCGGTATCGACGTTGGCGATGTTGTTACCCGTGGTCACCAGTGCGGTCTGGCTTGCGGACAGACCCGACATCCCGATATTGAGCAAACTCATGGTTCAGACCTTATAAAGTCGTGGTGGCACCGGCCGAGGCGTAGTTTTGGTAACTCGTCATCTGCCGGGCTATGTTCGAAATCTTGTTGGCGTAGTTCGGGTCGGTGGCGTAACCGGCCTTCTGCAACTCGCGTACAAACTGTTCCGGGTTATCGGCCGACTTCAGCACAGCTTGATAGCGACTGTTGCTTTGCAGCAGGTTCACCAAATCATGGAAGCTGTCGCGGTAAGAGGCGTAGGAACGGAACTCGGCCGTCTCCTTGACCATCTCGCCATTGCGGAATTCGCTGGTGATCGCCCGCGCCGAATCGCCCGTCCAATTCTTGCTGGCCTTGATGCCGAACAGGTTGTGGCTGCTGCTGCCATCGGGCTGGCGCATCACCGATTTGCCCCAACCGGTTTCCAAGGCGGCCTGGGCCACCAGGTAACGAGGGTCGACACCGATGCGGTCGGCGGCTTCCTTGGCCATCGGCAGCATGGCATTGACGAATTCATCGGCATCGCGGAAGGCCTTGCGCGCCGGTGCCAACGGTGGCTGGGCCACGGCGCGACCATAGACCTGCATGTCGCCTTTGGGTTCGGCAGCCTTGAGCGCGGCCAGCCAGTCACCGTTGGCCAGCTCACCGGTAGCAGGCTTGACGGCGGCAACGGCACGATCCGGCAAGACATTCTGCGCCACGGCCTCAGGCTTGACCGACGCCGAAGGCACCAGCCCGGCGAGCAGGCGGTCGGCCAGTTTCGGCGGCAGGGCCAGGCGACGCTGGTTGATCAATTCCATGTCGTTGCGGTGGATGCCCTCGGCTCCTTGCGGCGCGCTCACAGCCCGCGAGGCCCAGAGTGGGCGCTGGCCGTTGCTGCGCGACAAAGGCCCATCGGGCAGCGTTCCGGCCGCCACTGGCGTGGGCACAGGCGCCTTGGCCTTGTCCAACGCATCTTGCTGCTTGGCGGCCGACAAGGTGGCCGCCTCGCCCGAGGCCAGCGGCTTGTTCTTCGACATCTGGCGCAGCAGCACGTCGGCCAGGCCGATACCGCCGCCCTCGCGGGACATCGAAACGGCCAACTGCTGGTCGTACATTTCCTGGTATTGCTTGGCTTCCGGCGTATTCATCGGATTGTCCTTGCCCAGGGCCTCGGTGGCCGAACGCATGGACTTGAGCATTTCGCCGAGGAACAACGACTCGAATTCCTGCGCCACTTTGCGCAGGTTGCCTTCGCTGTTCTTGTCGCCGACCTTGAGCTGGTTCAAGCGATTGAGGTCCGAATAGGACGCTGAATCCCCACTGATCAAGGCGCCTTTGCGCATATCCACCATGACCGCTTTCCTTAAATCACGATCAGGTCGGCTTGCAACGCGCCGGCCTGCTTCAAGGCTTCGAGAATCGCCATCAAGTCACCCGGTGCCGCGCCGACCTGGTTCACCGCCCGGACGATCTCATCAAGGGTGGTGCCCGGGCCGAACTTGAACATCGGCTTGGCTTCCTGCTCGGCATTGACCCGCGAACGTGGAACCACGGCGGTCTGGCCGTTGGACAACGGGCCCGGCTGGCTGACGATCGGGTCTTCGGTGATGGTCACGGTCAGGCTGCCGTGGGTCACGGCGGCCGGCGAAACCTTGACGTTCTGGCCGATCACGATGGTGCCGGTGCGCGAGTTGATGATGACTTTCGCCACCGCCTGGCCCGGATCGACTTCGAGGTTTTCCAGGATCGACAAGTAGTCGACACGCTGGCTCGGATCCAGTGGCGCGGTGACGCGAATCGAGCCGCCGTCGATGGCCTGGGCCACGCCTGGGCCGAGCATGTCATTGATCTTGTCGACGATGCGCTTGGCCGTGGTGAAGTCGGAACGGTTGAGGTTCAGCGTCAGGCTATTGCCCTGGTTGAAACCGCTCGGCACCGCACGCTCAACCGATGCACCGCCAGGGATGCGACCCGCCGACGGAACGTTGACGGTGATCTTCGAACCGTCGCGGCCCTCGGCGTCGAAACCGCCCACCACCAGGTTGCCCTGGGCGATGGCGTAGACGTTGCCGTCGATACCCTTGAGCGGGGTCAGCAACAAGGTGCCGCCACGCAGGCTCTTGGAGTTACCGATGGACGACACGGTGATGTCCACTTGTTGACCTGGCTTGGCAAACGCTGGCAGATCAGCACTGACCGACACCGCCGCGACGTTCTTCAACTGCACGTTGCCGGAACCGGCCGGCACCTTGATACCGAACTGCGACAACATATTGTTGAAGGTCTGCAGGGTGAACGGGGTCTGGGTGGTCTGGTCGCCGGTACCATTGAGGCCCACGACCAGGCCGTAGCCGATCAACTGGTTGGAACGCACGCCGGAAATGCTGGCGATGTCCTTCAAGCGCTCGGCTTGAGCAGTGAAGGCTGCCGACATCACCAGGGCACCAATCAACAGCTGTTTAAGATTCAACTTGATCACCTAGAAAGGGAACTTCGGGCTGAGGAAGAAACGGTCGAACCAACCTGGCTGACTCGCATCGGCAAAGGCACCAGTGCCCGAATAGGTGATGCGCGCATCGGCCACGCGGGTCGATGGAACAGTGTTGTCGGTGGAAATATCATCGGCGCGGACCATCCCGGCGATGCGCACCAGCTCGTCGCCGGTGTTGAGCGTCAACCACTTCTCGCCGCGCACGGCGATGATGCCGTTGGGCAATACATCGGCGACGGTCACGGTGATCGAACCAGTCAGGCTATTGCTCTGGCCGGACTGGCTGTCGCCCTTGGTGGCCCGGTCGGCGCTGTACCCGGCGTTGAGGCTCAGGTCGTTGCTGCCGATCGGGTTGTTGGTGGTCAGGCTCGAACCGAACAACGACGTCAGGCCGACGCTGGTCTCACTGGTCTTGTCGATCTGCGAGTTGGCGTTCTTGCTGGCCTGGGTCCGCTCGTTCAGGGTGATGGTGATGATGTCACCAACGCGGAATGCCTTGCGGTCGCTGTACAGGTTCTGCTCGAAACCGGCCTGGTAGATCGAACCGTTGTTGGCCGCCGCCGGCAACGGTGTGCGCGGCAACACCGGAGCGTAGTACGGGTCATTGGGCCTTGGCGTTGGCGCGACACAGCCCGCCAGTGCGGTGATCCCACTCAATGCCAGAACAGATACGAAGCGATTCATGACCCTACCTCTTGGTGTTGCAGGCGACCCTGGGGCCGCCCTGTCTACGTAATGACGGATTTTGCGACGCGATTACAGATTCTGCGTGACGAACGAGAGCATCTGGTCGGCGGTGGAGATCACTTTGGAGTTCATTTCGTAGGCGCGCTGGGTGGTGATCATGTTGACCATCTCCTCAACGGTGCTCACGTTCGAGGTTTCCAAGGTGTTCTGCAGCGTGGTGCCGAAACCGTTCAGGCCTGGGGTGCCGACTTGCGGCGCACCGCTGGCGGCGGTTTCCATGAACAGGTTGTTACCCACGGCTTGCAGGCCGGCCGGGTTGATGAAGTCAGCGGTCTGCAGGTTGCCGATCACTTGGGAGGCCGGGTTGCCCGCCACGGTGATGGACACGGTGCCGTCGCGGCCCACGGTGAAGGTCTGGGCATCGTTCGGGATGACAATGGCCGGTTCCAGGGCGAAACCGCTGGCGTTGACGATCTGGCCATTGGAGTCGAGGTGGAAGGTACCGTCACGGGTGTAGGACGTGGTGCCGTCCGGCTGCAGGATCTGGAAGAAACCGCGACCGTCGATGGCCATGTCCAACGGCTGCTCGGTGGTTTGCAGGCTGCCGGCGTTGAAGTTTTTCTGGGTGCCGACGATGCGCACACCGGTACCCACTTGCAGGCCCGACGGCAATTCGCTGTCCTGGGTCGACTGGGCGCCAGGCTGGCGTTTTACCTGGTACAGCAGGTCCTGGAACTCGGCGCGATCACGTTTGAAACCCGTGGTCGAGACGTTCGCCAGGTTGTTGGAAATAGTGGACAGGTTGGTGTCCTGGGCGGACAGACCTGTTTTGGCAACCCAAAGAGCCGGAAGCATTCGATTCTCCTCTTACGCCTGTTTTTCGGCGCAGCGCTGTAATTAATGATTAGATCTGCAAGACCCGAGCCATGGCCTCATCGCCTTCTTTGGCGGTGTTCATCATCTTGACGTGGAGCTCGAATTGCTTGGCCAGGGCCAGCACCGAAGTCATCTCATCCACGGCGTTGACGTTGCTCGCCTCCTGGAAGCCCGACACCAGTTGCACGTTGCCGTCGATGGGCGCCGGCTGGCCGTCCTTGGTGCGGATCGAACCGTCCAGGCCCTTGGTCATATTCTTCAGGTCAGGATTGACCAGCTTGATGCGGTCCACTTCAGCCATCACGCGCGGGCCTTCGCCCATGGCGCGGATGCTGATGGTGCCGTCCTGGCCGATTTCGATTTTCTGCTCCGGTGGCACGGCGATCGGCCCGCCATTGCCCATCACCGGCATGCCGTTGCCGGCCCGCAACACGCCCAGGGCGTCAACATTGAGACTGCCGGTGCGCACATAGCTTTCACCGCCGTCGGGGTTTTGCACGGCCATCCAGCCCGGACCGCTGACCGCCACGTCCAGGTCGCGACCGGTTTCAACCAGCGCTCCCGGGGTGAAGTCAGTGGCAGGCCGCTCGGACATGGCAAACGCCCGCGCCGGAAAGCTGTCGCCGAACACCGGCATCGAACGTGCCTGCTCCAGGTCTTTCTGAAAA
This genomic interval from Pseudomonas alvandae contains the following:
- a CDS encoding flagellar hook-associated protein 3 is translated as MRISTSQFYESTAANYQKNFANVVKTSEEASSLVRVNTAADDPVGASRLLQLGTQASMLAQYETNANTIKATLGTTEAVMNSIGNVLQRAKELAVGAGNAGYTDADRQANASELAQIEEQLLSLMNSKDENGKYIFAGSKGDTIPFTRNTDGSYSYNGDQVTLDLPVGDTMSMATNSTGWEVFQQAVNTSRSQVTRTAPPVDDGRVVLSDGQVSSSVSYNSKFRSGEPYTVEFTSGTQLKITDSLGNDVTAEASQGGAFDPNSKSGQAVQFRGLELTLNINLQTGDVPGTVLPGRTFTLAAKPDTFVPMRSPGNPTAVQITGSQITDPVAYHASFPTGAAVLKFTSATDFDLYAAPLTANSQPVSSGTLAGNVATASGVSFTLDGTPAADDQFSIAVNTHETQNVLDTVNQLKAALNTPTNGDPIALQKLQASLASGIGNLASGTDQLSSALSSVGGRGAALDTQSDTNQSLILANNHTQSSIRDSDAAEVMTRLTLQQTMLQASQLAFSKIAQLGLFNKI
- the flgK gene encoding flagellar hook-associated protein FlgK, translating into MSLLNIGMSGLSASQTALVTTGNNIANVDTAGYSRQQTVQTTKASNQYGNVFIGSGTTLADVRRVYNSYLEAQLKTTTSLNSDAAAYQGQITPLDSLLSDSGTGLNGALTKFFASVQNVNAKPGDDASRQLLLSDAQALSNRFNSVASQLTEQSQNINGNLSNMVEQINNLATTVAQLNKKIAEVSNAGGAPNDLLDARSETIRQLSTFTGTQVVENGSSLDIYLGSGQPLVMGNITNKLEAVPDKNDPGRIGIQLNSGSSVMDITQVMTGGEIGGLMRYRSTVLDPAMNELGRVALVVADQMNSIQASGIDKNGAFGSNLFSSINSAAQMSQRSVASLGNSAGSGNFNVSIEDTGKLTTNDYKITFTSATDYTVQRLPDNTPMGAFNTATTPPPVVDGFALTFGGGSAVAGDSFKVTPTRNAAGSIKTEMTDSKRLAIAAPLGAAITPGGSGTLTIPASGQPTMTTKLDIYDEATTSIIQNGIKTSMPVKVVFGATSAGGTSQAYQLLDAKGGLISSGTIKPGQSNTLSLSVPLKDATGAPIMDSSVPPVQRTVTFDMSIAGAPSDGAGIDISLSQPGSLDNRNGTALAGLQTAKTVDTGSASKGISLNDAYGKLVEGVGAKAAQGKLDSAATGAILDNAKNARDSLSGVDLDEETGNLVKFQQYYTASSQIIKAAQEIFSTLINSL
- the flgJ gene encoding flagellar assembly peptidoglycan hydrolase FlgJ, with the translated sequence MDMRKGALISGDSASYSDLNRLNQLKVGDKNSEGNLRKVAQEFESLFLGEMLKSMRSATEALGKDNPMNTPEAKQYQEMYDQQLAVSMSREGGGIGLADVLLRQMSKNKPLASGEAATLSAAKQQDALDKAKAPVPTPVAAGTLPDGPLSRSNGQRPLWASRAVSAPQGAEGIHRNDMELINQRRLALPPKLADRLLAGLVPSASVKPEAVAQNVLPDRAVAAVKPATGELANGDWLAALKAAEPKGDMQVYGRAVAQPPLAPARKAFRDADEFVNAMLPMAKEAADRIGVDPRYLVAQAALETGWGKSVMRQPDGSSSHNLFGIKASKNWTGDSARAITSEFRNGEMVKETAEFRSYASYRDSFHDLVNLLQSNSRYQAVLKSADNPEQFVRELQKAGYATDPNYANKISNIARQMTSYQNYASAGATTTL
- a CDS encoding flagellar basal body P-ring protein FlgI — translated: MSAAFTAQAERLKDIASISGVRSNQLIGYGLVVGLNGTGDQTTQTPFTLQTFNNMLSQFGIKVPAGSGNVQLKNVAAVSVSADLPAFAKPGQQVDITVSSIGNSKSLRGGTLLLTPLKGIDGNVYAIAQGNLVVGGFDAEGRDGSKITVNVPSAGRIPGGASVERAVPSGFNQGNSLTLNLNRSDFTTAKRIVDKINDMLGPGVAQAIDGGSIRVTAPLDPSQRVDYLSILENLEVDPGQAVAKVIINSRTGTIVIGQNVKVSPAAVTHGSLTVTITEDPIVSQPGPLSNGQTAVVPRSRVNAEQEAKPMFKFGPGTTLDEIVRAVNQVGAAPGDLMAILEALKQAGALQADLIVI
- the flgH gene encoding flagellar basal body L-ring protein FlgH, whose amino-acid sequence is MNRFVSVLALSGITALAGCVAPTPRPNDPYYAPVLPRTPLPAAANNGSIYQAGFEQNLYSDRKAFRVGDIITITLNERTQASKNANSQIDKTSETSVGLTSLFGSSLTTNNPIGSNDLSLNAGYSADRATKGDSQSGQSNSLTGSITVTVADVLPNGIIAVRGEKWLTLNTGDELVRIAGMVRADDISTDNTVPSTRVADARITYSGTGAFADASQPGWFDRFFLSPKFPF
- the flgG gene encoding flagellar basal-body rod protein FlgG — translated: MLPALWVAKTGLSAQDTNLSTISNNLANVSTTGFKRDRAEFQDLLYQVKRQPGAQSTQDSELPSGLQVGTGVRIVGTQKNFNAGSLQTTEQPLDMAIDGRGFFQILQPDGTTSYTRDGTFHLDSNGQIVNASGFALEPAIVIPNDAQTFTVGRDGTVSITVAGNPASQVIGNLQTADFINPAGLQAVGNNLFMETAASGAPQVGTPGLNGFGTTLQNTLETSNVSTVEEMVNMITTQRAYEMNSKVISTADQMLSFVTQNL
- a CDS encoding flagellar basal body rod protein FlgF; this translates as MDKYLYVAMTGASQNALAQRAHANNLANISTNGFQKDLEQARSMPVFGDSFPARAFAMSERPATDFTPGALVETGRDLDVAVSGPGWMAVQNPDGGESYVRTGSLNVDALGVLRAGNGMPVMGNGGPIAVPPEQKIEIGQDGTISIRAMGEGPRVMAEVDRIKLVNPDLKNMTKGLDGSIRTKDGQPAPIDGNVQLVSGFQEASNVNAVDEMTSVLALAKQFELHVKMMNTAKEGDEAMARVLQI